The Methanobrevibacter millerae genome includes the window AGTCCGAATAATTCAAATTGGTTTTGACCAAATCTGTGGATAGGTTCACCAACGGCTTCTGGTAAGTTAATAATACTGATTGCATCAAATGGGCATCTGTTTGTACAAATACCACAACCTTCACATAACTGTTCTGATATTAAAGGTTTTTTAGTATCTTCGTCAATAACTATGGTGTCTTCATCCATCCTAACACCAGGACAGTAATTAATACAAAGATAATCACATTTTTTTGGTTGACATCTGTCCTTGTCAAGTATTGAAATACGAGTCATTGTTATCTCCTTAAATTAAAAAATAATTATTAATAATAAAATTATGTATTTAATAATTTTTAAACTTTAATATTTTAGATAAAATTTATATTAAATTAAATAAAAATAATAATAATTAATCATCATAGTTTAAAGTGATTTTATGAAACAGGTAATGGTCGTTAGAACAGATTTAAAAATGGGTAAAGGTAAGATTGCAGCCCAATGTTGTCATGGATCTATTGGGGCTTATAAAAGAACCTCTCCTGAAAAAATTAAAAAATGGGAAAATGAGGCTTATGCTAAAGTTGTTTGTAAAGTGGGCTCTTTAGATGAATTATTGGAAATTAAAAAGCAGATTGCTCAAAGAAATATTTCATATTATCTTGTAGTTGATGCTGGAAGGACTCAAATACCTACATCATCCGTTACGGTTTTGGGAATCGGCCCTGATGAGGATGAAATTATTGATGAAGTGACCGGTGATTTAAAACTTTTATAATTGATTATTGGTTTAATTATAGCTATTTTTAATTAAATGTGGGTGTGATCATTATCATAAAGCAGGTTGTAAAAATTGGCGGTAGCTTATTTCCGGAAAATGCGATAGAATTGGCAAAAAAACTTAAAAATACTAATTCATTAATTATTTTGGGTGGTGGTGAATTTGCAAATCTTATTCGCAAATATGACTCAAATTTAACTTTTTCTAGTGAAGTAACTCATTATACTGCAATTGATTGTATGGATATAATTGCAAAATTGGTTAATGATAAGGTTGAATCTGCTAGATTAGTTTATTCTATTGATGAGGCTCAAAAAGTATCTGATAAAAATTTAACACCAATTTTTGTCGTTTCTGATTTCTTAAAAAAAGAAGATCCTTTTGAATGCTCATGGGATGTCACTTCTGATTCCATTGCTGCATATATTTCACACCTTTTAAATGCAAACCTTTTAATAGTAACAAATGTAAATGGTATATATACCCGAGAACCAAGTGAGGAAGGTTCAAAATTTATTGATAAAATTGATGCAAAAAAACTGCTAACTTTTGAAGAGTCATCAATTGATTTAATGTTGCCTTCTCTATTAATTGAATTCGGGACTAATTGTTATGTTGTAAATGGAATGTATCCTGAAAGGGTCTTATCTCTTATAGATGATAATATAAATGATTACAATTTCGATTACACACTAATAACAGGTGATTAGATGAAAGAAGTAGAATGTATTTCATGCAAACAAGAAATTCCATTAACTGGACCATTTGTTGAATTCGAATGCCCAGAATGTGGAGCTAAAATCGCAAGATGTGAAAAATGTCGTACCTTTGGTCACGCTTACAAATGTGAATGTGGATTTGAAGGTCCTTAGATAAATGGAGGAATTTATATGGCAGATGTATTAGCAACTATGAAAATTATGCCTGAAAGTCCTGAAGTAGACTTAGAAGCATTAAAAGAAACTATTCAAAATGGATTACCGGAAGATGCTGAATTCCAAAATATTACTGAAGAACCAATCGCTTTTGGTTTAGTAGCTTTAATCTTAAACTTCACTATTGAAGATGGTGAAGGTGGAACTGAATCTACAGAAGAATTCATCTCTGGTTTAGATGACGTAGCTAGTATTGAAATTACTGGTATTGGAAGATTAATGTAGATCTTTCAAATCTTTTTTTATTTTTATTAAAACAAACTGTTGCATTAAGCAACATTTATATATGAGAAATTTCATATTATTGTCTGTGATAATATGAAAAATTATGAAGATATTATAAATAATTCACCATTCATTTTAAATCATTTAATTTCACTTAAGGAAACTCATGATTACTATTTAAAGCAATTTCTTAAAGAAACCGAAATAACTTATTCTCAATATTATATGTTTATGCTTCTTTATTATGAACCTAATGTCAATCAGTCAGACATTGCAAAAGCATGCTTTATGAATCGCAGTGGTGTGTCAAGAGCATTTTCAGATTTTGAAAAGAAAGGACTTATTGAACGTAAAATAAATCCTAATAATAAACGAGAATATATTACTACGCTAACTGATAAAGGATTAAAAACTGCCAGATTTTTGGAAGAAAAAGAGCTTGAATGGGATGCGATGATTTGTGAAGAACTAGATTTAACTCATAGTGAATTAATGGATTCACTTTCTAAATTATCTATGAAATCTTTATTGTTTAACAGAAAAAATTTCTAATCATCGCCATATAATTCATAATATTCTGTTTCATCAATCAGGTCAGATCCGCATTCTTCACAAACCATATTTGATGGGTCATTTAAACATCCGCACACTGAACATGTAATCATATCATCACCTCTTGTATATATTTTGTGTATATCTATATATAAATATTATTAACTTAAATCAATTTTTTTAAGTGACTTCAACAAGCTTTAAAAAGTATTTTGACTTATCAAATACCTATGTTTGAATTAGTAATTGCATGTTTTATAGGAATATTGATTGGTACAACAACAGGAATGGTGCCGGGAATTCATGTCAATACGGCAGGAGCAATACTTTTTGCTTCATCTACATTTTTGCTGACTTTTTTAAGTCCTGAATTTCTTTGTGTGCTGATGGTTGCAATGTCAATTGCACATGCGTTAATTGAATTTGTTCCCTCAATGCTTTTAGGTGTTCCCGAAGAAGGAACGGCCACATCAATTCTTCCAGGACATAGGATGGTATTGCAGGGCCGTGCAAAAGAGGTTATAAGGATTGTGTGTGTCGGAGGATTTGGTGCTATTATTGTTACAATATTGATGCTTCCTGTTTTCAATATTGTTTTGCCAATGTTGCATGAAGTGTCGAAGCCATTTACATGGATGATCTTACTTTTTGCTTCTATTTATTTAATTTATTCTCTTACAAGCACTCACAGGGACTTTTTATGGTCATTGCTTCTGTTTGTACTTTCAGGAATTTTGGGCTGGGCGATTTTTCAAACTCCCATATCTTCAGGTGTCACATTAATGTGTACCTTTTCGGGCTTATTTGGAATAAGTACAATTTTATTTAGTTTAAATGACAATTCCACACTTCCACATCAAAATTCCTTTTATGATTTGGATATTGATTTAAATAAGTTCAAAAGTATTTTTGCAGGAGGCATCACTGGTGCTATTTTGGGATTTTTACCAGGTTTCGGACCGGCTCAGGGAACAGTTATTGCACAGGCCGCCAGCGGAGCCAGTGATAATGATGACGATGATACAGTTAATTTTTTGCTTGCTACTTCTGGGCTGAACATTTCGGATTGTCTTTTTTCATTGATGGCGATTTACATTATTGGTAATCCTAGAAGTGGAATTGCGGTTTACATGTCTTATCTTATTTCACAGATGACTTTAAACCATTTGATAATTTATATTTTTGCTTCACTTCTTGCAGTATCAGTATCATTGGTTTTGGCATTGAAAGTAGGTGACTCATTTTCTAAACTGATGGGCAATGTTGATTATAAAAAACTTTCAATAGGGGTTATATTGCTTCAAATAGTAATCTTATTTATTTTCATATTCTATTATGAGGCACCTTTGTGGTATATGATTTTAGCTTTAATAACATCAACCGCTATGGGAATGCTGCCTCATTATTTGGGTGTTGGTAAATCTCATCTGATGGGAGTTTTGATTATTCCCGCCATTATTATATATATGCAGATGTTTTTGTAGAAAAAATGGATTTCAGATAATTAAAACATTATCTGCTATTTTTTCTGCTTTTTTTATTATTTCTTCTGCATCATCATTTGGAAATGCATCAATTACGCATAAATCAACTTTTTCGACTTTTAAATCTTCAAAAGCCTCGTTGTATATTTCATAATCTCCATTAACTTTATTAACTTTTAATGTTTCTTTTAAATTATCAATGGCTTCAGGATAAATATCATTAAAAATTACCTTTTTAAATCCATATTTTAACAGGTATGTTCCTATGGCGCCACTGCCGCACATTGCATCGATTGCAGTACCGGTTTTGATGTCATTGTTATCCAGATAGTTGTGAAGCTTAATTAACTTTGATTCTGTTGTTGGAGCAACTTCGATGTGGTGTTTGCTTTGATGCTTGTTGATTATTATTTTATCTCCAAGTATTGTTCTCATAACATTTGTCTGCACGTCACAGCCTTCGAGCAATTCAAAATGATTGATTTCGCTATTTTTATTAAGTTGTCCAACAGTATCCTGAGGACTTCCCTTTAGAACTCCTTTTACTTCTGGAACTTCATTAATTAATATTTTGGCTATTTCATTGTTGAAATCTGGATGTAATAAAATTAATGATTTTTCATTGATGAACTGTGGATTTAAGCTGCTGTAATAGAATTCACTTAAGGGAACTGGGCTGTTTCGACGAAGTGAAGCATTTTCTGGAGCAATATTTTCTTCAATCATTATTTTTAGTATATGGCTCATAACAATGTCGATTGGTCTTTTGCCGCAAATGCATTTTTTATAATCTCCAGTTAATTCATTAAAATCGATAACCTCTTTTAATGGACTAAATTTCTTGATTTGAATATCTTCACAATTTTTGCATTCATGCAATTTTTCAATTTTTTCATCTAAATTTTCAAAGTCTGTATAACAATTTTTTCCGCAGCCACATTTTCCTTTCATGTTCTTATATTGATTTTACTTCATAATTATAATTTCACTCGTAATAAAAATTTATTAATAAGTAATACTAATCTATTTTTACAAAATATTTTCAAAAACGGTGATTACATGAATCAAGTAAAAAATACCAATAATCTAATACAGACTTACGAAGTATTTAAACAGAAATATACTCCTCAGGAGGAAGCTCTTTTAGTAGAAATCCGAGAAAATCTTGTTGATTTAGCAATTTCTACTGGTGAGAATTTCCAGCTTGATGAAAATAAATTACTGAAAGACATTAAAAATTTTTTACTTTCCAGACTCTCTTTTGAATCAGATAATGTGTCAAATGAATATGTTGATTCGCTTGCTCAGAAATTGCTTCAGGATATAGTTGGATATGGTCAGATAGATCCGTTAGTTCATGATGATGATTTGGAAGAGATAATGATAATTGGCATAAACAAGCCCGTTTTTGTATATCACAGGAAATACGGTATGATGAAAACGAATATTGTATTTAGGGATGAAGAGGAATTGATAGACCTTATTGATGTAATGGCAAGACAAATCAACAGGAGAATAGACCAGGAATCACCTATACTTGATGGTAGACTAAGGGATGGGTCAAGAATAAATGCAACTATTCCTCCTGTTTCTGCTGATGGCCCTTCATTGACTATTCGTAAATTCAAAAAAGACCCTTTAACTATAGTTGATTTAATTAAATTCAATACGATATCTATTGAACTTGCTGCATTCTTATGGTTATGTTTTGATGGTTTGGGCGTTAAATCAGCTAATGCTATTATCTCTGGAGGAACAAGTTCAGGTAAGACTACAACATTGAATGCATTGACTGCTTTGATTAATCCGAAAGAGAGGATTATTACAATAGAGGATACATTGGAGCTTCAAATTCCTCATGAACATGTGATAAGGATGGAAACAAGACCATCTAATACAGAAAATCGTGGAGAACTGACGATGAATGATCTTGTTAAAAACTCATTGAGGCAAAGGCCTGACCGTATAATTGTGGGAGAAGTTCGTGCAAATGAGGCTATAACATTATTTACTGCATTAAATACTGGACATTCAGGTTTTGGAACATTGCATTCAAATGATGCAAGAGAAACAATTACAAGGCTAACTAATGATCCAATGTCTGTTCCTGAAATTATGATAACAGCTATTGATTTTATTATTATGCAAAATAGAATTTATCGTCCTGATGGGGTGTCATATAGAAGAATCAGTGAAGTTGCAGAAGTTGTTGGCATTGAAGAGGGTACGGTTCAACTGAATAAGATATTTGAATGGAATCCTGAATCGGATAAAATAGAAAATGTCAGTATCGCTTCAAAAACATTAACAGAAATAGCTAAATTAACCGGACAGACATTAAATGATTTATATAAAGAAATTGGAAATCGTCAATTGGTTTTGGAGCACATGATTAATAAGAATATTCGTTCGGTTGAGGGTGTTCAGGCGGTATTGGAATTGTATTACAAAAATCCTCAAAATGTTTTAAGTCAGATTATCAAAGGACAGTGATTCAATGCTTGATAAACTATTTGTCAATGTTGGAAATGTTGTTTTAATAATTTATAATTTCATTATTAACTTTAAATTTCCATCATTAGATTTTAATAAAAAAGAACAGTCATTGGCTTTTGATATTTCACAAATTCAGAATATTAAAGATGAAAACAACTCTTTTGATGAAATGAGAATTTCTTTTTTAGAATTATTCATTACTAAAAAAGTTGTATTTGTTTTGTCATTAATTGCAATGATTCT containing:
- a CDS encoding tripartite tricarboxylate transporter permease; amino-acid sequence: MFELVIACFIGILIGTTTGMVPGIHVNTAGAILFASSTFLLTFLSPEFLCVLMVAMSIAHALIEFVPSMLLGVPEEGTATSILPGHRMVLQGRAKEVIRIVCVGGFGAIIVTILMLPVFNIVLPMLHEVSKPFTWMILLFASIYLIYSLTSTHRDFLWSLLLFVLSGILGWAIFQTPISSGVTLMCTFSGLFGISTILFSLNDNSTLPHQNSFYDLDIDLNKFKSIFAGGITGAILGFLPGFGPAQGTVIAQAASGASDNDDDDTVNFLLATSGLNISDCLFSLMAIYIIGNPRSGIAVYMSYLISQMTLNHLIIYIFASLLAVSVSLVLALKVGDSFSKLMGNVDYKKLSIGVILLQIVILFIFIFYYEAPLWYMILALITSTAMGMLPHYLGVGKSHLMGVLIIPAIIIYMQMFL
- a CDS encoding MarR family winged helix-turn-helix transcriptional regulator, which produces MKNYEDIINNSPFILNHLISLKETHDYYLKQFLKETEITYSQYYMFMLLYYEPNVNQSDIAKACFMNRSGVSRAFSDFEKKGLIERKINPNNKREYITTLTDKGLKTARFLEEKELEWDAMICEELDLTHSELMDSLSKLSMKSLLFNRKNF
- a CDS encoding CpaF family protein → MNQVKNTNNLIQTYEVFKQKYTPQEEALLVEIRENLVDLAISTGENFQLDENKLLKDIKNFLLSRLSFESDNVSNEYVDSLAQKLLQDIVGYGQIDPLVHDDDLEEIMIIGINKPVFVYHRKYGMMKTNIVFRDEEELIDLIDVMARQINRRIDQESPILDGRLRDGSRINATIPPVSADGPSLTIRKFKKDPLTIVDLIKFNTISIELAAFLWLCFDGLGVKSANAIISGGTSSGKTTTLNALTALINPKERIITIEDTLELQIPHEHVIRMETRPSNTENRGELTMNDLVKNSLRQRPDRIIVGEVRANEAITLFTALNTGHSGFGTLHSNDARETITRLTNDPMSVPEIMITAIDFIIMQNRIYRPDGVSYRRISEVAEVVGIEEGTVQLNKIFEWNPESDKIENVSIASKTLTEIAKLTGQTLNDLYKEIGNRQLVLEHMINKNIRSVEGVQAVLELYYKNPQNVLSQIIKGQ
- a CDS encoding delta 1-pyrroline-5-carboxylate synthetase, producing the protein MKQVVKIGGSLFPENAIELAKKLKNTNSLIILGGGEFANLIRKYDSNLTFSSEVTHYTAIDCMDIIAKLVNDKVESARLVYSIDEAQKVSDKNLTPIFVVSDFLKKEDPFECSWDVTSDSIAAYISHLLNANLLIVTNVNGIYTREPSEEGSKFIDKIDAKKLLTFEESSIDLMLPSLLIEFGTNCYVVNGMYPERVLSLIDDNINDYNFDYTLITGD
- a CDS encoding zinc finger domain-containing protein, whose translation is MKEVECISCKQEIPLTGPFVEFECPECGAKIARCEKCRTFGHAYKCECGFEGP
- a CDS encoding methyltransferase codes for the protein MKGKCGCGKNCYTDFENLDEKIEKLHECKNCEDIQIKKFSPLKEVIDFNELTGDYKKCICGKRPIDIVMSHILKIMIEENIAPENASLRRNSPVPLSEFYYSSLNPQFINEKSLILLHPDFNNEIAKILINEVPEVKGVLKGSPQDTVGQLNKNSEINHFELLEGCDVQTNVMRTILGDKIIINKHQSKHHIEVAPTTESKLIKLHNYLDNNDIKTGTAIDAMCGSGAIGTYLLKYGFKKVIFNDIYPEAIDNLKETLKVNKVNGDYEIYNEAFEDLKVEKVDLCVIDAFPNDDAEEIIKKAEKIADNVLII
- the pth2 gene encoding aminoacyl-tRNA hydrolase yields the protein MKQVMVVRTDLKMGKGKIAAQCCHGSIGAYKRTSPEKIKKWENEAYAKVVCKVGSLDELLEIKKQIAQRNISYYLVVDAGRTQIPTSSVTVLGIGPDEDEIIDEVTGDLKLL
- a CDS encoding elongation factor 1-beta encodes the protein MADVLATMKIMPESPEVDLEALKETIQNGLPEDAEFQNITEEPIAFGLVALILNFTIEDGEGGTESTEEFISGLDDVASIEITGIGRLM